A genomic stretch from Salarias fasciatus chromosome 10, fSalaFa1.1, whole genome shotgun sequence includes:
- the LOC115395777 gene encoding kelch-like protein 10, which translates to MSSVRDRLRSGGIFCDAVLRVQDAEFPVHKVIMCSCSEYFRSLFIQWSKADQRVYDITGTTPAVMEAIIKFSYTGSVPVSAGNVKDLIIKAVEFNITHIIQACSRFLEERLGPDTCIRMWHFSKTYYCTELCFKAYCYIVDHFQDVVSSEEFLQLTALELGDLIGRDDLNVSRESTVYEGIMKWIRSLLMQRGRHLHSLMSKIRLGLMSTEYMAMNMLSNELVANDSQCLALLRKASWVQQYLQTHQADVGFRNRLARPRLPAVILLAAGGWSRTGPTNSMEAYDYQVDRWVDVTDSAEHPRAYHGTAFLHGFLYYIGGFDGAQYFSSVRRFDPVTYVWQEMAPMYSRRCYVSVAVLNGLIYTLGGHNGRERLSSAEYYQPQSNQWNRIAPMHECRSDANCAVLHQKIYICGGFNGSDCLQTAEYYNPQTDQWTRIPDMSSRRSGVGVVTWGNLIYAVGGCDGDNRLRSVDVYNPETHSWSAIPPMRTGRSNFGIAVLDNRIFAVGGYGSDGVTSAVESYDRTLNQWSEARDLLFPRSALSCCVVDGFPNMHQYILDRDSLPLCPLGEDEEEEEEEEEEDKPDDKPDASGSI; encoded by the exons ATGAGCTCCGTTCGTGACAGACTCCGTTCAGGGGGGATTTTCTGCGACGCGGTCCTCAGAGTCCAGGATGCTGAATTTCCAGTTCACAAGGTCATCATGTGTAGCTGCTCTGAATACTTCAG ATCTCTTTTCATCCAGTGGTCAAAGGCAGACCAGAGGGTCTATGATATAACCGGCACAACTCCTGCGGTTATGGAGGCCATCATTAAGTTCTCATACACAGGCTCTGTTCCTGTGAGCGCAGGCAATGTGAAGGACCTGATAATCAAGGCTGTGGAGTTCAACATAACCCACATCATACAGGCCTGCAGCCGCTTCCTGGAGGAGCGTCTCGGCCCAGACACCTGCATCAGGATGTGGCATTTCTCAAAAACCTACTATTGCACCGAACTGTGTTTTAAGGCCTACTGCTACATCGTGGATCACTTCCAGGACGTGGTTTCCTCGGAGGAGTTCCTGCAGCTCACGGCTCTGGAACTCGGTGATTTAATCGGCAGAGATGACCTGAATGTAAGCAGAGAGAGCACGGTGTATGAGGGCATCATGAAGTGGATCCGAAGCTTGCTGATGCAGCGAGGAAGACACCTCCACAGCCTGATGTCAAAG ATTCGTCTGGGTCTGATGAGCACCGAATACATGGCGATGAACATGCTGTCCAACGAGTTGGTGGCGAACGACTCCCAGTGCCTGGCGTTGCTCAGAAAGGCCTCCTGGGTGCAGCAGTACCTCCAGACTCACCAGGCTGACGTTGGTTTCCGCAACCGTCTGGCTCGGCCGCGCCTGCCCGCCGTCATCCTGCTGGCCGCCGGAGGCTGGAGCAGAACAGGTCCCACCAACAGCATGGAAGCGTACGACTACCAGGTGGACCGCTGGGTGGACGTGACAGACAGTGCTGAGCACCCCCGTGCTTACCACGGCACCGCCTTCCTCCATGGATTCCTCTACTACATTGGCGGCTTCGACGGAGCGCAGTACTTCAGCAGCGTGCGCAGGTTTGACCCCGTCACGTACGTCTGGCAAGAGATGGCGCCGATGTATTCGCGCCGCTGCTACGTCAGCGTGGCCGTGCTGAACGGGCTCATCTACACCCTGGGGGGCCACAACGGCCGCGAACGTCTCAGCTCTGCCGAGTACTACCAGCCCCAGTCCAACCAGTGGAACCGCATCGCGCCCATGCACGAATGCAGGAGCGACGCCAACTGCGCCGTCCTCCACCAGAAG ATTTATATTTGTGGAGGATTCAACGGGTCCGACTGCCTGCAGACGGCTGAGTACTACAACCCGCAGACCGACCAGTGGACCAGGATTCCAGACATGAGCAGTCGCCGCAGTGGAGTTGGCGTCGTGACTTGGGGAAACCTCATCTATGCA GTGGGTGGCTGCGATGGCGACAACCGTCTGAGAAGCGTGGATGTCTACAATCCAGAGACCCACAGCTGGAGCGCCATTCCCCCCATGAGAACCGGCCGCAGCAACTTTGGCATCGCCGTACTCGACAATCGCATCTTTGCTGTTGGGGGCTACGGCAGCGACGGCGTCACCAGCGCCGTGGAAAGCTACGATCGCACGCTGAACCAGTGGTCTGAGGCCCGCGACCTGCTGTTCCCTCGCAGCGCGCTGAGCTGCTGCGTGGTGGACGGATTCCCCAACATGCACCAGTACATCTTAGATCGGGACAGCCtgccgctttgtccactgggcgaggacgaggaggaggaggaggaggaggaggaggaggacaaaccTGACGACAAACCTGACGCTTCTGGTTCCATTTAG